TTTTTCATAGATAACTAAATAGCTAATGGTTGTATCTGGTTTTTCGTCAGGAATTTCTATATAATGATTTTCAAAATATGCATTAGAAATCCATTCTTCATTTACCTTAAAATCATACCGAACTTCTCCATCCGATTTTCCTCTTCCTGTGTGATAAAATGTCACTTTGCCTTCTGATAAAACATAGTTGTCTTTTATTCTTTTGACATCGTATATTTGTATCGCAATAGTAAAAAAGAAAGCTATTATCAGAAACAAAAAAATAAAAATACCAACTAAACTTTTAGATTCGAATTTAGAAAAATCCTCAAAAAAATAACATAGTCTAAAAAGTAATATTGTAATTAATAGTATTATAAAATAGATTCCCATTATTTAATTTTATGAACAGCTAAAATAAAATTCTTTTATAAGAAACCTGAGTTTAAAATTTCTATTTCAAAAAAAAATGACAACCATTTCTGATTGTCATTTTAATACTAATTCAAATTAACTTAATAATTATTTTTTTGCTGCTGCAGTTTCTTCAGATTTAGCTCCCATTCTATTTAAAGTATACATTGGAGCAAATTTCAATTTCAAACCGGCAATTTTTCTATTATCTTCAGATGTTAAACCTTCTTTTTCAACCGTATTTTTTCGGCTGTCAAGTGCTTCGTACATCAATTTTACTTCATCCCAGTCTTCTCTTGAATATTTATCTTTATTATCTTCAACAGTATGAACAAATTGCTGATAAACACTATGTATGTTTTTAGCATTTACCCAGTCAAAATTCATATCCTCTCCGATTTTTCCTTCTCCAAATAAAGCATTACGCAATTGTTGTTTTGGACTTGGAGCAGGTGGGGCAAAAACGGTGGTCATTTCTTTTTTAAACTCTTCGTATTTCACTTTACTTGTATTCACTTTTTCGGTCGCAGCCGAATTATCTTTAATATCTGCTAAAGCTAATTCTGCTTCTGCAGCTTTTCTGTCATACTCAGCTTCAACATTTTTCCAATCTGCTTTCAGATCATCTGCTTTAACATTTTTAACTGAATCCACATAAGCGACATAAGAGTCTACGGTTTTTTGAGCTTTTTCTTGTTTTTCATCTTTACAAGACGTAAGACTTAACGCTATTAAAGCAATTCCTGATAATAATTGTATGTTTTTCATAATTCTGATTATTTAAGATTAGATAACAAATGTAAGCTACAATACAGCCCTTACTCTTACACAATTATCACTTTTATAATATTTAAAACATTATAATTCAATAAAATAACAGAAAAATGGAGATTATATAAAAATAATACAAAATCACATAACAGATTTTCATTCGAATAAATTATAATTTTTTATAAAAATGATAATTTGTAGAAAATCATGATTTTAAATCCCGACAGTTGTAACAAAAATCAATTAGAAACTACTTATCGTTTATTGAAAAGTGTTTTGTACTTTTAAATCCAAAATTGTAAATCAAAATGGCGAATCCATTAATTAAAATAACTGATATAAAACGAAATTTTGTTCTTGGTAATGAAATCGTTTATGTCTTAAAAGGAATTAATTTAGAAATCAATAAAGGCGAATATGTAGCTTTAATGGGACCTTCGGGTTCTGGAAAATCAACTTTAATGAATCTATTAGGTTGTTTGGACACTCCAACTTCCGGACATTATGTTTTAAACGGAAAAGATGTCAGCCAAATGAAAGACGATGAATTGGCAGGAATTCGAAACAAAGAAATCGGATTTGTGTTTCAGACTTTCAATCTTTTACCAAGAACCACTGCTTTAGATAATGTTGCATTGCCTATGATTTATGCAGGATATTCGAAATCAGAACGCACCAAACGAGCTGAAGAAGTTTTGACACAAGTAAATCTGTCAGACAGAATGGATCACCAGCCCAATCAGCTTTCCGGAGGACAACGTCAGCGTGTTGCAATTGCCCGCGCTTTGGTTAACAAACCTTCAATT
This genomic window from Flavobacterium sp. 9 contains:
- a CDS encoding ABC transporter ATP-binding protein is translated as MANPLIKITDIKRNFVLGNEIVYVLKGINLEINKGEYVALMGPSGSGKSTLMNLLGCLDTPTSGHYVLNGKDVSQMKDDELAGIRNKEIGFVFQTFNLLPRTTALDNVALPMIYAGYSKSERTKRAEEVLTQVNLSDRMDHQPNQLSGGQRQRVAIARALVNKPSIILADEPTGNLDSKTSVEIMKLFGDIHAQGNTVILVTHEEDIAAYAHRVIRLRDGLIESDTTK
- a CDS encoding DUF6565 domain-containing protein, encoding MKNIQLLSGIALIALSLTSCKDEKQEKAQKTVDSYVAYVDSVKNVKADDLKADWKNVEAEYDRKAAEAELALADIKDNSAATEKVNTSKVKYEEFKKEMTTVFAPPAPSPKQQLRNALFGEGKIGEDMNFDWVNAKNIHSVYQQFVHTVEDNKDKYSREDWDEVKLMYEALDSRKNTVEKEGLTSEDNRKIAGLKLKFAPMYTLNRMGAKSEETAAAKK